The Pedosphaera parvula Ellin514 genome has a segment encoding these proteins:
- a CDS encoding DUF3463 domain-containing protein — MRFPLALTAKIARHIIKHKMLRTPKFAMVLQLEPLHTCNLTCTGCGRIREYSTSLKDMMSLEDCLGSAQECDAPMVSICGGEPLIYPKIEELVDGILKQGRIVYICTNGMFMRKKMRDYLAAAYSPEIETKVVKLLVEKLITEKDAETIRKGKNDGKPVIRPSTWQYWNVHVDGLEYTHDLIVEREGVFKECVEAIKMAKILGYQVATNTTVYKETEVKELENMFEYFSSLEVDGHTISPGYDYDAAKKDMVKRLGRQPEDFFLTRAMTREKFKKIQEWGERFTIFGTPVYQEFLAGKRELTCTAWAIPTRNIRGWKAPCYLMTDGHYPKYQEMLEKVEWNKYGVVDGVARDPRCENCMVHCGYDPSGALGTNYQKGDTWKNIKYNFGAKPKPYREGAKVNAFNGTSIGKGHLAEAKAAINSPRAAMNGAQSVFSRREEPHNHDHAAGGGSCGTGDTTQRDELLAKIKKDS; from the coding sequence ATGCGTTTTCCTTTAGCCCTGACGGCTAAAATCGCCAGGCATATCATTAAACATAAGATGTTGCGCACCCCAAAGTTCGCCATGGTGCTGCAACTCGAACCACTTCATACCTGCAATCTGACCTGCACTGGGTGCGGTCGTATTCGCGAGTACTCCACCAGTCTTAAGGACATGATGTCCTTGGAGGATTGTCTTGGCTCGGCTCAGGAGTGTGATGCGCCCATGGTTTCCATTTGTGGTGGCGAACCCCTGATCTATCCCAAGATCGAAGAGTTGGTCGACGGCATCCTCAAGCAAGGCCGCATCGTTTACATCTGCACGAACGGCATGTTCATGCGGAAGAAAATGCGCGATTACCTTGCCGCTGCGTATAGTCCGGAAATCGAGACAAAGGTCGTAAAGCTGCTGGTGGAAAAGCTCATCACTGAAAAGGATGCGGAAACCATTCGCAAGGGCAAGAACGACGGCAAGCCTGTCATCCGCCCAAGCACCTGGCAGTATTGGAATGTCCATGTCGACGGTTTGGAATATACTCATGACTTGATCGTTGAACGTGAAGGCGTCTTCAAGGAATGCGTCGAAGCCATCAAGATGGCCAAGATTCTTGGCTATCAAGTCGCCACCAACACCACCGTCTATAAGGAAACCGAAGTCAAGGAACTCGAAAATATGTTCGAGTATTTCTCTTCGCTCGAAGTCGATGGTCATACCATTTCTCCAGGCTACGATTACGATGCGGCGAAGAAGGACATGGTCAAGCGCCTCGGTCGGCAGCCGGAAGATTTCTTCCTGACCCGCGCGATGACTCGCGAGAAATTCAAGAAAATCCAGGAATGGGGCGAACGCTTCACCATCTTCGGGACCCCAGTTTATCAGGAGTTCCTCGCTGGCAAACGTGAATTGACCTGCACTGCCTGGGCCATTCCCACCCGCAACATCCGCGGTTGGAAAGCTCCCTGCTATTTGATGACCGATGGTCATTATCCGAAATACCAGGAAATGTTGGAGAAGGTCGAGTGGAACAAATACGGTGTGGTGGACGGTGTGGCCCGTGATCCTCGCTGTGAAAACTGCATGGTTCATTGCGGTTACGATCCCAGCGGCGCACTCGGCACCAACTATCAAAAGGGCGACACCTGGAAGAACATTAAATATAATTTCGGTGCCAAGCCCAAGCCTTACCGTGAAGGTGCGAAGGTAAACGCTTTCAACGGCACGTCCATCGGCAAAGGCCATCTGGCCGAAGCCAAGGCCGCCATCAATTCGCCTCGTGCCGCAATGAACGGAGCCCAATCCGTTTTCTCGCGTCGTGAAGAACCGCATAATCATGACCATGCTGCTGGCGGTGGAAGCTGCGGCACTGGCGACACAACTCAGCGGGATGAGTTGCTGGCGAAGATTAAGAAGGATTCTTAA
- the pal gene encoding peptidoglycan-associated lipoprotein Pal, with translation MKLTKFSNLMVLGLALTISAAGCKKRPTGITDIPGGGTTHVGGGEKTIDNNLPQPTFIPPAPPNGDVNNPNNGNNLPPRNPNDIIPLSNRDFSTYIPDRAALAGATVYFDFDKFSIRSSDQSKLSEVANYLKSHPGTAVRVEGNCDERGTEEYNRSLGERRALAAREALATMGVDPTLVETVSFGEDKPAVPGHDESAYAKNRRDEFVVLNPPK, from the coding sequence ATGAAACTCACGAAATTCTCTAATTTGATGGTGTTAGGGCTCGCCCTGACAATCAGTGCTGCCGGTTGCAAAAAACGACCAACCGGTATTACAGACATACCGGGAGGCGGAACTACTCACGTTGGCGGTGGCGAGAAAACCATTGATAATAATTTACCTCAGCCCACATTTATTCCCCCGGCTCCACCAAATGGAGATGTTAACAATCCCAACAATGGTAACAATCTTCCCCCGCGGAACCCCAACGACATCATTCCTCTTTCAAATCGGGATTTCTCCACTTATATCCCCGACCGAGCAGCCTTGGCAGGGGCCACGGTTTACTTCGACTTCGATAAGTTTTCCATCCGCTCCAGTGACCAATCCAAGCTCAGCGAAGTTGCCAATTATTTGAAGAGTCATCCAGGTACTGCCGTCAGAGTGGAAGGCAATTGTGACGAACGCGGCACGGAAGAATACAATCGTTCATTAGGTGAACGCCGTGCGTTGGCAGCTCGTGAAGCCTTGGCTACTATGGGTGTGGATCCCACTCTTGTTGAAACGGTCAGCTTTGGTGAAGACAAGCCCGCTGTTCCAGGCCATGACGAATCAGCTTACGCGAAGAATCGCCGCGACGAATTTGTAGTGCTCAATCCGCCCAAGTAA
- a CDS encoding tetratricopeptide repeat-containing sulfotransferase family protein codes for MSLRSQQIVPQNSLSALHTQTKQCIARYDYPGAIQVLQRAHKLDPDNDRILADLGSAQAKAYDFAAAEQSFEHAVRISRMKPDALLAVGHYWLEVRHYEAAIKYFQQILKESRIPVLTFVRLGEIFIRMRRLDDAVAIAERALRLYSQNESALLLRAKVHREQKQLADAERLLRMVTAKIGDNAEVRAGAWYELAAILDQQGQYDQAMAALLEAKALMRLTAGQAMKILRTKQGHLKQMQENVSATMVQRWRQFGTTDLQPSRRLALLCGHARSGTTLLEYVLDSHPQIVSADETSVYHNTAYNPIGRAVSSNSSFVSALEWIPARNMRQIRTDYFRGIESFLGQPIGDRLLVDKNPANTFDIPSIARIFPEQKFLVALRDPRDVCLSCFMQPVAILPDTASWLTLEGTMEHYALIMGLWQAWKPCLGAGAIEVRYEDMVENLEATTRPVLDFLGLPWDERLLRFNEHASGKIVRSPTFAEVTKPIFKSALGRWRNYQKYFEPHLEKLKPSLKAFGYA; via the coding sequence ATGAGTTTGCGCTCACAGCAAATTGTTCCTCAAAATAGCTTGTCCGCATTGCATACCCAGACAAAACAATGCATCGCTCGATACGACTATCCGGGGGCTATTCAAGTCCTGCAGCGCGCCCATAAGCTGGATCCCGATAACGACAGAATCCTGGCTGATCTAGGCTCCGCCCAGGCGAAGGCTTATGATTTTGCCGCCGCGGAGCAAAGTTTCGAACACGCCGTACGCATTTCGCGCATGAAACCCGATGCCCTGCTGGCCGTCGGTCATTATTGGCTGGAAGTCCGGCACTACGAGGCGGCCATCAAATATTTCCAACAAATTTTAAAGGAAAGCCGGATTCCGGTCCTGACGTTCGTGCGATTGGGGGAGATTTTCATCCGCATGCGCCGGTTGGACGATGCGGTTGCAATCGCGGAACGGGCGTTGCGTCTGTACAGCCAAAATGAAAGCGCTTTGTTGCTGCGCGCAAAGGTTCATCGCGAACAGAAGCAATTGGCAGATGCGGAGAGGCTCCTGCGGATGGTGACGGCCAAAATCGGCGACAATGCCGAAGTGCGCGCGGGAGCCTGGTATGAACTGGCGGCGATTCTCGACCAGCAGGGCCAGTATGACCAGGCGATGGCGGCCTTGCTCGAAGCCAAGGCACTGATGCGTCTGACGGCCGGTCAGGCCATGAAAATCCTGCGAACGAAGCAGGGTCATCTAAAACAGATGCAGGAAAATGTCAGCGCAACCATGGTGCAACGTTGGCGCCAATTTGGGACGACGGACTTGCAACCCTCGCGCCGGCTCGCCCTGCTCTGCGGCCATGCACGCTCCGGCACCACCCTGCTCGAGTATGTGCTGGATTCGCATCCGCAAATCGTTTCGGCAGACGAAACCTCGGTCTATCACAACACGGCTTACAATCCCATCGGCCGCGCGGTTTCGTCGAACAGCTCCTTCGTGTCCGCTCTTGAGTGGATACCGGCCCGGAACATGCGCCAGATCAGAACCGATTATTTCCGTGGGATTGAATCATTTTTAGGTCAGCCGATTGGGGATCGTTTACTCGTTGATAAGAATCCGGCAAATACTTTCGATATTCCCTCCATCGCCCGCATTTTTCCTGAGCAAAAATTTTTGGTGGCTTTGCGCGACCCGCGCGATGTTTGCCTCAGCTGCTTCATGCAACCGGTCGCCATCCTGCCGGATACTGCGTCGTGGCTGACTTTAGAAGGGACGATGGAGCATTACGCCTTGATCATGGGTCTCTGGCAGGCCTGGAAACCTTGTCTGGGTGCGGGAGCAATTGAGGTTCGTTATGAGGATATGGTTGAAAATCTGGAGGCGACAACGCGGCCAGTGCTTGATTTTCTTGGCCTGCCTTGGGACGAGCGCCTCCTGCGCTTCAACGAACATGCGAGTGGCAAAATTGTGCGTTCACCGACGTTTGCGGAAGTAACCAAGCCGATTTTCAAAAGCGCGCTCGGACGCTGGCGGAATTATCAGAAGTATTTCGAGCCGCATTTAGAGAAACTCAAGCCATCCTTGAAGGCATTTGGATACGCGTAA
- the ispE gene encoding 4-(cytidine 5'-diphospho)-2-C-methyl-D-erythritol kinase, whose amino-acid sequence MPALLQKQSPCKVNLLLSILGKRPDGFHELETLMHPVNFFDRLDFSRTGQQLELTCSDATLPTDSQNLVHRAATAFLQATGISEGVRIHLEKRIPQAAGLGGGSGNAATTLLGLNELFDNPLSPEKLDTLAASLGSDINFFLQAKPALAKGRGEKVTSLDFFPAMRGSFFILIHPGFGISTPWAYQNLARFPAALNGQPGRAEKLIQLLQTSDLQTAGREFYNSLEAPALDKYPILALYQEFLREHGAAATLMSGSGSTTFALINSQSAAEKLLERFKVKFGAAVWTAVVPV is encoded by the coding sequence ATGCCTGCACTGCTGCAAAAACAATCTCCCTGCAAGGTGAATCTGCTGCTGAGCATTCTCGGCAAGCGTCCCGATGGCTTTCATGAGTTGGAAACCTTGATGCATCCGGTCAATTTTTTTGATCGCCTCGATTTTTCCCGCACCGGTCAGCAACTCGAATTAACCTGCAGTGATGCCACATTGCCCACAGATTCGCAAAATCTGGTTCACCGCGCTGCCACAGCCTTCCTCCAGGCAACCGGGATCTCCGAAGGGGTCCGGATTCATTTGGAAAAACGGATTCCCCAGGCCGCCGGCCTCGGTGGCGGCAGTGGCAATGCCGCAACGACCTTGCTCGGATTGAACGAACTCTTCGATAATCCGCTTTCGCCCGAAAAGCTCGATACCCTGGCTGCCAGCCTGGGTTCAGACATCAACTTCTTTCTCCAGGCGAAACCTGCCCTGGCCAAGGGACGTGGTGAAAAAGTCACCTCGCTCGATTTTTTTCCTGCGATGCGTGGATCATTTTTTATCCTGATTCATCCCGGTTTTGGCATTTCCACACCTTGGGCCTATCAGAATCTGGCGCGTTTTCCGGCCGCGTTGAATGGCCAGCCCGGTCGTGCCGAAAAGTTGATTCAACTCCTGCAAACATCCGATTTGCAGACTGCGGGCAGGGAGTTCTATAACTCACTGGAAGCTCCGGCCCTGGACAAATATCCCATCCTCGCGCTGTATCAGGAATTTTTGCGTGAGCATGGCGCTGCCGCCACTTTGATGTCGGGCAGTGGTTCAACCACCTTCGCCCTGATCAACAGCCAATCCGCAGCCGAAAAATTGCTGGAAAGATTTAAAGTGAAATTCGGCGCCGCTGTTTGGACGGCAGTAGTTCCGGTGTAA
- a CDS encoding exosortase system-associated protein, TIGR04073 family, translating into MRKTLSLLSALALVAVLAVGCAGPEAKMGRGIANVTEIPRMGEMNRALEQGGVFEGPDAGFATGFFRGVNKSLARTGVGIYEIVTAPFPPYGPVFTDYMSPHPMYPDSYRPRLWSESFNATDHYSGFSGGEVAPWFPGSRFTIFDN; encoded by the coding sequence ATGCGTAAAACTCTTTCTCTTCTGAGCGCACTAGCCTTGGTTGCTGTTCTAGCTGTCGGTTGCGCCGGTCCTGAAGCCAAAATGGGCCGTGGAATTGCCAATGTCACCGAAATTCCCCGCATGGGCGAAATGAATCGTGCACTGGAACAGGGCGGAGTCTTTGAAGGCCCGGATGCAGGGTTTGCCACTGGTTTTTTCCGCGGTGTGAACAAGAGTTTGGCCCGCACTGGTGTCGGCATCTACGAAATTGTGACCGCGCCATTTCCTCCCTACGGCCCGGTTTTCACTGATTACATGAGCCCCCACCCGATGTATCCAGACAGCTACCGTCCCCGCCTTTGGAGCGAATCATTTAATGCCACTGACCATTACAGTGGTTTCAGTGGTGGTGAGGTGGCTCCGTGGTTCCCGGGCAGCCGTTTTACAATCTTTGACAATTAA
- the tatC gene encoding twin-arginine translocase subunit TatC — protein MANEPEEGRLPEDEEGGPVKSFLEHLEDLRWMLIKSSAVLAVAVIVCLIAGNYVVKVLMWPLERAVVKREGNNQVVSLFFGTNRLGSFELDKAQEKDLNLGTNRYYVYQLAPVPITVGTNQIQVLAFSPDTTRDAAREARRVTAQLSILSPAGAFMTAFHVAMYAGIAVSSPFIFYFLAQFIFPALKMNEKRYIYRGLGFGFGLFITGVLFCYFVLMPVALAAAQMYANWMGFSAAIWQADEYIGFVCKFMLGMGLGFEMPVVILVLVKLGLLNYAILKKARPYMIVINLILGAVLTTPEVVTQVLMAVPLQILFEISLLITWYWERKERKKEEAAAGIIDAK, from the coding sequence ATGGCAAATGAGCCCGAAGAGGGTCGTCTCCCCGAGGACGAGGAAGGCGGGCCGGTAAAATCTTTTCTTGAGCATCTGGAGGATCTCCGTTGGATGCTCATCAAGAGCTCTGCCGTCCTCGCAGTCGCCGTTATTGTTTGCCTGATCGCAGGGAACTATGTAGTCAAAGTTTTGATGTGGCCTTTGGAGCGGGCCGTAGTCAAACGTGAGGGGAATAATCAGGTGGTTTCGCTCTTCTTCGGAACCAACCGCTTGGGCAGCTTTGAATTGGACAAAGCCCAGGAAAAGGATCTCAACCTTGGTACCAATCGCTATTACGTCTACCAGTTGGCGCCTGTTCCCATAACCGTGGGGACCAACCAAATTCAGGTGTTGGCCTTCAGCCCAGATACCACGAGAGATGCGGCTAGGGAAGCACGACGGGTTACCGCCCAGCTTTCCATTTTAAGTCCAGCCGGAGCGTTCATGACCGCCTTCCATGTCGCGATGTACGCGGGGATCGCGGTTTCATCTCCTTTCATTTTCTATTTTTTAGCGCAGTTTATTTTTCCGGCCCTGAAAATGAATGAAAAGCGGTACATTTATCGAGGACTGGGTTTCGGCTTCGGGCTTTTCATTACGGGTGTTTTGTTCTGCTATTTTGTACTGATGCCAGTGGCGTTGGCCGCTGCACAGATGTATGCAAACTGGATGGGTTTTTCCGCAGCCATCTGGCAGGCGGACGAGTATATCGGCTTCGTTTGTAAATTTATGCTCGGCATGGGGCTCGGCTTTGAGATGCCAGTCGTCATCCTGGTATTGGTAAAACTTGGGCTTCTTAATTATGCCATTCTGAAGAAGGCCCGCCCGTACATGATCGTCATCAACTTGATTTTGGGAGCAGTGCTTACTACTCCTGAAGTTGTGACTCAGGTATTGATGGCTGTTCCGCTGCAAATTCTCTTCGAAATCAGCCTCCTGATTACCTGGTATTGGGAACGTAAGGAACGCAAAAAAGAAGAAGCTGCCGCTGGCATCATTGATGCCAAATAA
- a CDS encoding Sec-independent protein translocase subunit TatA/TatB: MNIMLAGIIGGWEMVVILAVVLILFGAKKVPELAKGLGQGIKEFKKATRDVTDEMQSAMDETPAPPAKRLPPSQTVASDTTDHSVPHQSAPGQKA, encoded by the coding sequence ATGAATATTATGTTAGCTGGAATTATCGGTGGTTGGGAAATGGTAGTCATCCTTGCCGTCGTACTTATCCTGTTCGGCGCGAAGAAAGTGCCCGAATTGGCCAAAGGCCTGGGCCAGGGTATCAAGGAATTTAAGAAAGCAACGCGCGACGTCACGGATGAAATGCAGAGTGCCATGGATGAAACTCCAGCTCCTCCGGCGAAACGTTTGCCTCCTTCCCAGACCGTAGCTTCTGACACGACGGACCACTCTGTTCCTCACCAATCAGCTCCCGGGCAGAAAGCCTGA
- a CDS encoding PD40 domain-containing protein — MKINFFKIAALALVLSAGTLFAEDHVIPIVKPGNEPGITPPTPIVISGFSDEVAHVLNYDLTVMGFTNVPSGTPNVPVVSGSNNGNVQGQLSYGKTVLFSKAYSGASTRSQAHRLADDVVLKLTSVNGIASTRIAFKVDTGAQSEIYVSDFDGHNPQAVTSDNTIVASPCWFPGRLALCYLTYKLGPAKVFYQNLATGERRNVAQYPGDGISPAVSKDGKVAMVLSKSGSPDLYVCNLDGSGMKQLTHTREDESSPCFSPDGQWICFASKGGERRALSKVSVDGGSVKRIPTAGVSNPSEPDWSPDGKYIVFTSQNSRGFNICVVPAEGGTAIVLTEGEDPSWAPNSRTVVFARRKGGNRVLSLLDVPTKQVKDVSRVSGNSAGNSQPSWAR, encoded by the coding sequence ATGAAAATTAATTTTTTTAAAATTGCAGCTTTGGCCTTAGTGCTCAGCGCAGGCACCTTATTTGCTGAAGATCATGTAATTCCAATTGTTAAACCAGGTAATGAACCCGGTATTACTCCTCCCACGCCCATTGTCATCTCCGGTTTCTCCGACGAAGTGGCGCATGTGCTGAATTACGATCTGACCGTAATGGGATTTACCAATGTCCCGTCCGGCACGCCCAATGTTCCTGTGGTTTCCGGCAGCAACAATGGTAACGTCCAAGGCCAGTTAAGCTACGGCAAAACTGTCCTTTTCTCCAAGGCTTACAGCGGTGCCAGCACCCGTTCGCAGGCGCATCGCCTGGCTGATGATGTGGTTCTCAAACTCACCAGCGTCAATGGCATCGCCAGTACCCGCATCGCCTTCAAAGTCGATACCGGTGCTCAGAGTGAAATTTACGTCTCCGACTTCGACGGCCACAATCCTCAGGCAGTCACTAGCGACAATACGATCGTCGCATCTCCTTGCTGGTTTCCCGGCAGATTGGCGCTTTGTTACCTGACCTATAAGCTCGGACCGGCAAAGGTTTTTTACCAAAATTTGGCTACCGGTGAGCGGCGCAATGTTGCTCAATATCCGGGCGATGGCATTTCGCCAGCCGTTTCAAAGGATGGGAAAGTTGCCATGGTGCTGAGCAAATCGGGCAGTCCAGATCTTTATGTTTGTAATTTGGATGGCTCCGGGATGAAACAGCTCACCCACACGAGGGAAGATGAATCCTCGCCTTGCTTCTCGCCTGACGGTCAGTGGATTTGCTTTGCTTCCAAAGGCGGTGAGCGTCGCGCATTGTCCAAGGTTTCTGTGGATGGAGGCTCCGTCAAGCGCATCCCCACTGCGGGTGTGTCAAACCCTTCGGAACCCGACTGGTCACCTGACGGTAAGTACATCGTTTTCACCTCTCAGAACTCCAGAGGTTTTAATATTTGCGTTGTTCCAGCAGAAGGAGGAACCGCAATTGTCCTGACCGAAGGTGAAGACCCGAGTTGGGCGCCGAACTCACGAACAGTCGTGTTTGCTCGTCGTAAAGGGGGGAATCGCGTGCTCTCTTTGCTTGACGTGCCAACCAAACAAGTCAAGGATGTTTCCCGGGTTTCGGGAAATAGCGCAGGTAATTCACAACCCAGTTGGGCTCGATAG
- the hpnJ gene encoding hopanoid biosynthesis associated radical SAM protein HpnJ, translated as MKTLFLSPPSFDGFDGGAGARYQAKREIRSFWYPTWLAQPAALVPNSKLMDCPPHDIDVKACLAEAKNYDHVIIHTSTPSLKNDSKVAEAIKSQRPGTTIGFVGAHAAVLPTETLKASQAIDWVGRKEFDFTCKEVAEGRPLSEVNGLSFWKEGKIVHNPERELIPDMDALPWVTDVYKRDLQIEKYSIGYLKDPYLSLYTGRGCPAQCTFCLWPQTIGGHKYRVRSPENVAAEMAHAKKLFPQVEEFFFDDDTFTANLPRAREIAQKLKTLGMTWSCNSRANVNYETIKLMKDCGLRLFLVGYESGNQQILDRIKKGINIEEAKKFTKACKELGVIIHGTFILGLPVETKETIEETIRYAMDLDVFSIQVSLAAPYPGTELYEMARQNGWFAKKDKTDIIHDDGIQQSTLAYPGLSKDEIFESVEKFYRRYYLRPKPILRIIKTMLEDKNVCVRRLREGYEFFTTMAQRRTDLAASKAASAA; from the coding sequence ATGAAGACCCTGTTCTTAAGCCCTCCATCATTTGATGGTTTCGACGGTGGCGCCGGCGCGCGCTACCAAGCCAAACGCGAAATCCGCTCGTTCTGGTATCCAACCTGGCTGGCTCAGCCCGCCGCTCTGGTTCCGAACAGCAAATTGATGGATTGCCCACCGCATGACATCGATGTCAAAGCCTGTCTGGCCGAGGCGAAGAATTACGACCACGTCATCATCCATACCTCCACCCCGTCGTTGAAAAACGACTCCAAGGTGGCCGAAGCCATCAAATCGCAAAGGCCTGGCACCACCATCGGCTTTGTCGGCGCCCACGCGGCGGTTTTGCCGACCGAAACGTTGAAGGCCTCGCAAGCAATTGATTGGGTTGGCCGCAAAGAGTTTGATTTTACTTGCAAGGAAGTTGCCGAAGGCCGCCCGCTATCCGAAGTCAACGGTCTCTCCTTCTGGAAAGAGGGCAAGATTGTTCACAATCCGGAACGTGAATTGATTCCGGACATGGACGCGCTTCCCTGGGTGACCGACGTTTATAAGCGCGATTTGCAGATCGAGAAATATTCCATCGGCTATCTGAAGGATCCTTATCTCTCGCTCTACACCGGTCGTGGTTGCCCGGCACAATGCACTTTCTGCCTCTGGCCGCAAACCATTGGCGGTCATAAATATCGCGTCCGTTCCCCTGAGAACGTTGCCGCTGAAATGGCTCATGCCAAGAAATTGTTCCCGCAAGTGGAGGAGTTTTTCTTCGATGACGACACCTTTACCGCGAACCTGCCTCGCGCTCGTGAGATCGCACAGAAACTCAAGACTCTCGGCATGACCTGGTCGTGCAACAGTCGCGCGAACGTCAATTACGAGACCATTAAGCTGATGAAGGATTGCGGTCTCCGCCTGTTCCTTGTCGGTTATGAATCAGGCAATCAGCAGATTCTTGATCGCATCAAGAAGGGCATCAACATTGAGGAAGCCAAGAAATTTACCAAGGCCTGCAAGGAATTGGGCGTAATCATCCACGGCACCTTCATTCTCGGGTTGCCGGTCGAAACCAAGGAAACCATCGAAGAAACCATCCGTTATGCGATGGACCTCGACGTGTTCAGCATCCAGGTTTCGCTTGCTGCTCCTTATCCTGGCACTGAGTTGTATGAAATGGCCCGTCAAAACGGCTGGTTTGCGAAGAAGGACAAGACCGACATCATCCACGATGATGGCATCCAACAGTCCACACTCGCCTATCCTGGCTTGAGCAAGGATGAAATTTTTGAATCGGTCGAAAAATTCTATCGCCGTTATTATCTTCGGCCGAAGCCGATTCTCCGCATCATCAAGACCATGTTGGAAGACAAGAACGTCTGCGTGCGCCGTTTGCGCGAAGGCTACGAATTCTTCACCACCATGGCCCAGCGCCGCACTGATCTGGCCGCCTCCAAGGCTGCCTCTGCTGCTTAA